In Musa acuminata AAA Group cultivar baxijiao chromosome BXJ3-9, Cavendish_Baxijiao_AAA, whole genome shotgun sequence, a single genomic region encodes these proteins:
- the LOC103998617 gene encoding uncharacterized protein LOC103998617 isoform X3 yields the protein MDRYQRVEKPRPEPAAINENEIRITSQGLIRNYLSYANSLLQERRLREIVLKAMGQAISKAVAIAEFIKKRNPHLHQDISISSVSITDVWEPIEEGLVPLEMTRHVSMISITLSTREPTKKTPGYQAPLHVEQPKRQQKFQQPQQFQQQQQQQQQHQYRQALGQINEESYGRGRGRGRGRGRFWGRGAAYGGYGGYGNNQGGYGGYGNNQGGYGGYSYNQGGYGGYGNNQGAGYGGGRGSGGGRTGGRGYGRVQGRMGGHGRGN from the exons ATGGATAGATACCAGAGAGTGGAGAAGCCGCGGCCGGAGCCGGCGGCCATCAACGAGAACGAGATCCGCATTACCTCCCAGGGCCTTATCCGCAACTATCTCAGCTACGCCAACAGTCTCCTTCAG GAGAGACGTTTGAGAGAGATCGTCTTAAAGGCAATGGGACAGGCAATCAGCAAGGCAGTAGCTATTGCTGAGTTTATCAAG AAAAGGAATCCTCATTTACATCAGGACATCTCAATCAGTTCCGTCAGTATCACTGATGTTTGGGAACCTATTGAAGAAGGCCTTGTACC GTTGGAGATGACACGCCATGTTTCAATGATTTCAATAACTTTGTCAACCAGAGAGCCCACCAAGAAAACCCCAGG TTATCAAGCTCCACTACATGTAGAGCAGCCAAAGCGTCAACAGAAGTTTCAACAACCACAACAGtttcaacagcaacaacaacaacaacaacagcatcaATATAGACAAGCACTAGGTCAAATTAATGAAG AATCATATGGACGTGGACGTGGtagaggtagaggaagaggaaggttcTGGGGAAGAGGAGCAGCATATGGTGGGTATGGCGGATATGGCAACAATCAGGGTGGTTATGGTGGATATGGCAACAATCAAGGAGGATATGGTGGTTACAGCTATAATCAAGGTGGATATGGTGGCTATGGAAATAATCAAG GTGCAGGttacggaggaggaagaggatctgGTGGCGGAAGGACCGGAGGCAGAGGTTATGGCCGTGTACAAGGGAGGATGGGTGGCCATGGGAGAGGAAACTAA
- the LOC103998617 gene encoding uncharacterized protein LOC103998617 isoform X2 codes for MDRYQRVEKPRPEPAAINENEIRITSQGLIRNYLSYANSLLQERRLREIVLKAMGQAISKAVAIAEFIKKRNPHLHQDISISSVSITDVWEPIEEGLVPLEMTRHVSMISITLSTREPTKKTPGYQAPLHVEQPKRQQKFQQPQQFQQQQQQQQQHQYRQALGQINEESYGRGRGRGRGRGRFWGRGAAYGGYGGYGNNQGGYGGYGNNQGGYGGYSYNQGGYGGYGNNQENGGWNSNWNRGGGRGRGGWNSRGYGGGRGSGGGRTGGRGYGRVQGRMGGHGRGN; via the exons ATGGATAGATACCAGAGAGTGGAGAAGCCGCGGCCGGAGCCGGCGGCCATCAACGAGAACGAGATCCGCATTACCTCCCAGGGCCTTATCCGCAACTATCTCAGCTACGCCAACAGTCTCCTTCAG GAGAGACGTTTGAGAGAGATCGTCTTAAAGGCAATGGGACAGGCAATCAGCAAGGCAGTAGCTATTGCTGAGTTTATCAAG AAAAGGAATCCTCATTTACATCAGGACATCTCAATCAGTTCCGTCAGTATCACTGATGTTTGGGAACCTATTGAAGAAGGCCTTGTACC GTTGGAGATGACACGCCATGTTTCAATGATTTCAATAACTTTGTCAACCAGAGAGCCCACCAAGAAAACCCCAGG TTATCAAGCTCCACTACATGTAGAGCAGCCAAAGCGTCAACAGAAGTTTCAACAACCACAACAGtttcaacagcaacaacaacaacaacaacagcatcaATATAGACAAGCACTAGGTCAAATTAATGAAG AATCATATGGACGTGGACGTGGtagaggtagaggaagaggaaggttcTGGGGAAGAGGAGCAGCATATGGTGGGTATGGCGGATATGGCAACAATCAGGGTGGTTATGGTGGATATGGCAACAATCAAGGAGGATATGGTGGTTACAGCTATAATCAAGGTGGATATGGTGGCTATGGAAATAATCAAG AAAATGGTGGATGGAATTCAAATTGGAATCGAGGTGGTGGACGTGGTAGGGGAGGTTGGAACTCTCGTG GttacggaggaggaagaggatctgGTGGCGGAAGGACCGGAGGCAGAGGTTATGGCCGTGTACAAGGGAGGATGGGTGGCCATGGGAGAGGAAACTAA
- the LOC103998617 gene encoding uncharacterized protein LOC103998617 isoform X1, which translates to MDRYQRVEKPRPEPAAINENEIRITSQGLIRNYLSYANSLLQERRLREIVLKAMGQAISKAVAIAEFIKKRNPHLHQDISISSVSITDVWEPIEEGLVPLEMTRHVSMISITLSTREPTKKTPGYQAPLHVEQPKRQQKFQQPQQFQQQQQQQQQHQYRQALGQINEESYGRGRGRGRGRGRFWGRGAAYGGYGGYGNNQGGYGGYGNNQGGYGGYSYNQGGYGGYGNNQENGGWNSNWNRGGGRGRGGWNSRGAGYGGGRGSGGGRTGGRGYGRVQGRMGGHGRGN; encoded by the exons ATGGATAGATACCAGAGAGTGGAGAAGCCGCGGCCGGAGCCGGCGGCCATCAACGAGAACGAGATCCGCATTACCTCCCAGGGCCTTATCCGCAACTATCTCAGCTACGCCAACAGTCTCCTTCAG GAGAGACGTTTGAGAGAGATCGTCTTAAAGGCAATGGGACAGGCAATCAGCAAGGCAGTAGCTATTGCTGAGTTTATCAAG AAAAGGAATCCTCATTTACATCAGGACATCTCAATCAGTTCCGTCAGTATCACTGATGTTTGGGAACCTATTGAAGAAGGCCTTGTACC GTTGGAGATGACACGCCATGTTTCAATGATTTCAATAACTTTGTCAACCAGAGAGCCCACCAAGAAAACCCCAGG TTATCAAGCTCCACTACATGTAGAGCAGCCAAAGCGTCAACAGAAGTTTCAACAACCACAACAGtttcaacagcaacaacaacaacaacaacagcatcaATATAGACAAGCACTAGGTCAAATTAATGAAG AATCATATGGACGTGGACGTGGtagaggtagaggaagaggaaggttcTGGGGAAGAGGAGCAGCATATGGTGGGTATGGCGGATATGGCAACAATCAGGGTGGTTATGGTGGATATGGCAACAATCAAGGAGGATATGGTGGTTACAGCTATAATCAAGGTGGATATGGTGGCTATGGAAATAATCAAG AAAATGGTGGATGGAATTCAAATTGGAATCGAGGTGGTGGACGTGGTAGGGGAGGTTGGAACTCTCGTG GTGCAGGttacggaggaggaagaggatctgGTGGCGGAAGGACCGGAGGCAGAGGTTATGGCCGTGTACAAGGGAGGATGGGTGGCCATGGGAGAGGAAACTAA
- the LOC135650259 gene encoding thaumatin-like protein, translated as MDPLPTCALLCSIFILGELVNGQMVIFHLNNKCPFPVWPAAAPNAGHPVIADGGFLLPPNQTKRVHAPPTWNGRFWGRTGCDFTTTSKPGCQTGDCQGLLSCNGTIGTPPATLVEVALQEDQSKPSFYDVSVVDGYNLPIAVSTKPAYRKCWIGGCTKSINSVCPQELQVLDHSGAAVVACKSACLAFDLDVFCCRNSYGKPETCKPSVYSAMFKDACPSYFSYAYDTPPPLVNCYSREYAITFCPSRWGSLLSQ; from the exons ATGGATCCTCTCCCTACCTGTGCTCTTCTTTGCTCAATCTTTATACTCG GTGAACTTGTGAATGGGCAAATGGTTATATTCCACTTGAACAACAAGTGCCCTTTTCCAGTGTGGCCTGCAGCCGCCCCCAATGCCGGCCATCCTGTGATTGCCGATGGTGGCTTCCTCCTCCCACCCAATCAGACAAAGCGTGTTCATGCACCTCCGACGTGGAACGGCCGGTTTTGGGGTAGAACCGGTTGCGACTTCACCACCACCTCCAAACCAGGTTGTCAAACTGGCGACTGCCAAGGCCTGCTCTCTTGCAATGGAACCATTGGCACGCCTCCTGCTACCCTTGTCGAG GTTGCATTACAGGAAGACCAAAGCAAGCCGAGCTTCTACGACGTGAGCGTGGTGGACGGCTACAACCTCCCGATCGCCGTGTCGACGAAGCCAGCATATCGCAAGTGTTGGATCGGAGGATGCACGAAGAGCATCAACAGCGTATGCCCGCAAGAACTCCAGGTGTTGGACCACAGCGGCGCCGCCGTGGTCGCATGCAAGAGCGCGTGTTTGGCCTTCGATCTGGATGTGTTCTGCTGCAGGAATTCGTACGGGAAGCCGGAGACATGTAAGCCCAGCGTGTACTCCGCCATGTTCAAGGATGCTTGTCCGAGCTACTTCAGCTATGCTTATGACACACCACCGCCACTGGTGAATTGCTACTCCAGAGAGTATGCCATCACCTTCTGCCCCTCGAGATGGGGTAGTCTTTTATCCCAGTAA
- the LOC135650261 gene encoding non-specific lipid transfer protein GPI-anchored 14-like, whose translation MTANLPRSHKLHSKLLMAADSSSSSSSSSNALLLSIFLALSLLIPAASSDISSDVAECGSHLLAMQTCITFVQGTAEAPTPDCCAGLKTVLANRPKCLCILVKMHDDPQLPIKINVTRALALPTACSARANISKCPQILKLPPNSKEAEIFKQSGSPTQAKGNSTINTTTGTSPRASSETSSGRSDYLERRGWLARKAVVACVLFLVMPLPLST comes from the exons ATGACTGCAAACCTTCCTCGGTCTCATAAGCTGCACTCTAAGCTTCTCATGGCGGccgattcctcctcctcctcctcctcctcctccaacgcACTTCTGCTGTCAATCTTTTTAGCCTTGAGCTTGCTGATCCCCGCCGCGAGCTCGGACATCTCGAGCGACGTGGCGGAGTGCGGCAGCCACCTGCTCGCGATGCAGACGTGCATCACGTTCGTCCAAGGGACCGCCGAGGCTCCCACGCCCGACTGCTGCGCTGGCCTCAAAACAGTCCTCGCCAACAGGCCCAAGTGCCTCTGCATCCTTGTCAAGATGCACGACGACCCCCAACTCCCCATCAAGATCAACGTGACTCGAGCTCTCGCGCTGCCCACCGCGTGCAGCGCCCGTGCCAACATCTCCAAGTGCCCGC AGATTCTGAAGCTGCCACCAAACTCCAAGGAAGCAGAGATCTTCAAGCAGAGCGGGAGTCCAACTCAAG CTAAGGGAAACTCCACCATTAACACCACCACCGGCACATCTCCCCGGGCCTCGTCTGAGACCAGTAGTGGGAGGAGCGATTACTTGGAGCGGAGAGGGTGGTTGGCAAGGAAAGCTGTGGTGGCTTGTGTTCTTTTCTTGGTGATGCCGCTTCCACTTTCCACTTGA